The Helianthus annuus cultivar XRQ/B chromosome 11, HanXRQr2.0-SUNRISE, whole genome shotgun sequence region CTTCCACGTGCTCTGCGGGGTCGATCGGGTTCAAGAACTCATCTACAACCGATACGTGAAGGGTCTAACGGATTGTTCGGCACATGACGGTTCTGCCCCTTTAGGGTGGTTGATGAGACCCCGGCTAACACATTGGTGAGACCAATGTGTTTGCCAGGTCCTCTAACATTACCGAAGCTGCAGAACCGTTGAAGAAAATGTCAACAACCTGTTACATATCACCTAGGCCAATATAAATGTGGGTTGATGGAACTTACCAGTTCACGACCCATCTTTATCATTGCTAGGTGTTTCGATGCAAATTCCGGAATCAGAATCCGGATCTCCTACCCAGTTGGAAGTAGCGGTTTGGTGTATTCTAGTTCAAATGattatgtttgtatttttttgtgTTATGTTTTTTATGTACTTTGTATTGAATCATAATAAAGTTATAAAGTTTACTGATTTACATTTGAATTCTAGTTCAATTGCAGTAAAATCCAATGAAAAAGATTACATAATAATGAACTCAACAGccatttaaatattaaatattcaTTTAAAGTTACATTAAATATTCATTTAACCCCCCATATTAACTAACTATATATACCCCCTAAACACACACACGTCGTTCACCGTACTCCTTCGTCTTTCATGTTATGTTTACGTCTTCGAACAGGTGTGTCTATTGTTCATATGTTTAACAAAAAATAAACTACCACCAGGAATAGCGTATGCCTTAAATCGCCATTGACAACCATCACCCATGCATGACACTTCATACCGTGTCTTAGATGATCTATCAACTTTAAACTCGAAATGCTCTAACAAACATTTCTTTCCTAACTCAAGCTTCATCTCTTCTTTGTTATTGAATATATGACCAGCCTCAAACACTATAGATGAAGAAGCTGATTCGTTGTTAGACGCggttgatttttcaaaattatttTCTGAAATAGGACACTCATCGTTTAAAACATCAACATTTTCTTTAACTGAAAGATTTAGATCTGGAGATTTGAAATTGTTTAAAGAAGAAAAACCAGAGGAACCAACACCAGACTCTTGAACAacatataatttatataattcAAAAGGATTCTGCATCaccaaatcaaaaaaaaaaaatctaacatcTCGATCATTAATTATATCGATCGGATCAGTAAATGTAGACATCCGGTATGACAAGCGTGTAATGTTTGGAGTATCACACATCTTataaacataatttaaaaaaCTATTATATGAATGATCTGTTTCAATTTCTAAACCACGTCTCTTTGAATCGCCATCAGTAACGTACTCAATGTTTCCGTTAATGATATCTCACTTCCCCCCAGTATAAACAACAAACTTAACCCTTATGTTGTGAGATAATTACTAAAGAACAAATTCTTAGATTTATACTTTAAATACGGTTTTTCATAATGTACAGTATTTAAATAATCGAAAACGTCTTAAATTAGTACAAAACGTCTTATATTGGTACAAAACGTCTTAAACTGGTACAAAACATCTTAAATTCAAATAGGAAACGTCTTAAAAATAGCAATCCGGCTTGAGCTGCTGAAGCCGGCTAAAGAGGGTGAAATGGCTCAAGCCGCCCATTGgcgaagccccccccccccccattttcgCGAAACCCAGAGGGGGGGGGGGCAACGTATATACCTATACGAAAGTACTATTCATAACGCTACGcatcgaaaagttcggggggtcgtgCGCCCCCCGGACATACCTTATCCTTTGCCCCTGAAGCCGCCTGAAACGTCTTAAGCCGTCTGAAGCCATGTGCAGCCGTGAGGAAACGGCTCAAGCCGTCTGAAACATCTCAGCTAAGACGTCGAGACGTCTGAGCTTAGTGTCGGACACGTGGCATAGTTTCGTTGGTCAGCCGCCAAGACGTTTCAGCCTTTTTGTGGCGTCTCCACAAGACGTTTGACTTGGCCATTTTGGAAAAGTTGACCAATACTTGACCATTTTGACTATTTTCCCTTTCTACAATTCGAAGTTGATACAACAAAACTGAAGGTACAAATGATGATTGGTGTCAAACCTCGTATTCTTGAGCCAAGAGCAAGCTGAGAACATCATGAAACAACCAGTTAAAAGGTCCACGGGAGTCGAAGCCCCTTGGACACTCCAATATGTATATGAGAGATAAACAAGTATGAATATGTATTCACATATCACATGCATATAAATTTTGTGTATTTGGACATAGGAAGCAGTCTAGAGAAGAGTTTGGTTAAGCATTAATGAGTAGGTATGATATACGACCTTTTTTAGTTGGAAACACAAATAGTTAATCTGAACTAGTAATTGTACCTTCGCTTTGCGATGGGGTACAAACCAATTCTTAACAACATTGCCACCAGTCGTTGTAGGAATCGAAAGAGTAGACACACAAATAAAAGCAGTAATATGTCAAAAAGTTCATCCACGCGTGTTTGTAACCCAATAATTACATTAAATAGAGGGTGTAACTGAATTCTGTTAAGTTTCATTTTAATACACGATAAGATGAGCTCCTATTtaaggggtgtttgggattgcgttttcaacctgattatttgattattgtgttttgaaatcgcaaaaaatctattttgagtgtttggtaaaaaattaataaaaagtgattttttacgttttgtagagttcaaaacgtgataatccataagtaggtcaccccttgctgcaggaaaacgtgataatccaaaaactgattttttacgttttcacttatttatttttttaaaatatatatacttgccaaacactcaaatagttgattatctgatttttgtgatatcaaacaacataatcaaatccaaacaatgttgattatctgattattgtaatatcaaacaacataatcaaatccaaacactatctttctgcagcacgttttgttacagctaattatctgattctgattattcaaaacgcataatctattttcaaaactcaaccccaaacacccccttagtatAATTTTTGAGCTAATTATTTGATGAATATTAGCAGTGATCTTTTATTATTTATAAGAAGTCACAGTTAATAGAAAACCAAAGGAATAAtggaatttaataatccaaactttcATCAGTTGGCCGACAACGGACCCAACTTAAAAAATAGCAACTGGCGGTTCCAACTTTTGACATTTTGTAAAACATTGGACCATTGCTGGGAGAGGAGGAGAGGGTGGTCCCTATTAGCGGAGATTGATTGAGTTTCTATATTTACGATATTGTATTATGGTTATGATTTGTATTTCCTTGTACAGAGATTAGGTCTGATCCCTATATAATGGGATCATTTGTATTCGTATGATTCATTCAGAAATATACAGTTCCATAATacttttatggtatcagagcattaggttCTGATTACCCTTTTTCCTTCCTTTTTTTCAATTCCCCTGCTGTTTCGACAGCCCCCTTTACTTTTTCATCCAAACCCTAGCATTCAATGGATGACGGCAACAAGAAAGATGATCTCGGCAACAAGAACGATGGACCCGAATCATCTTCAGCCGACAAAACCATCAAAACCCTGCACCCAGCATACTCTGTTACGAACATCCAATCGAAGATACGTATCCTTGACGGTGTTAAGGTTACGTACACTTCTTGGGTAGCTTTTTTGACTGCATGCTCTGGCTTATCAGGTCCTTGATCATATCGATGGTTCCCCCTCGCCGGCTGAAACTGATGTAGATTTTAAATCTTGGCAGGAGCTGGATGCACTTGTGCTTCAATGGATTTATAGCACAGTGTCAGACAACAACCTGCCTCGTGTTCTTGATGCTGGACCGACCGCTCGTCATGCCTGGCTGAAACTTGAAAAAGTTTATCTCAGCAATAAAAAGGCGCGGGCCGGTGCTCTCGAAACTAAATTCTGCAACCTTACCTTGGCAGCCTGTTCGTCGTTGGACGATTATTGCGAGAATCTTAAGGACCTCGCCAATCAACTTGAAGATGTTGACCATCCGGTCACCGAAGAAAGACTTGTTTTACAGCTTGTTCGAGGCCTACCTGCAGAGTATGATACCACGGCCTCCCTCATCAATGCCAACAACGCTGACTGGGATCTCGCACGCAGTATGCTGCAGGACGAGATCATTCGACAGGAGGCACGCCAAAAGACCACACATTCGGTTCTGGTTACTGCTTCTGGACAGCAGCCGAATACTACCCACAACCGAACACCAACAGGTTCATAATCCAACCCTACTACCCAACCCCAGCAGCCCTATTACAACCAACCCCAGCAGCCCCATCGAACTCGTGGACGTGGTCGGGGCCGTGGACGCGGTAATCGCAGAAGCGGTTCTGGCTGTGGCACCCCTTCACAGCAGCCAACATGGCCTCCA contains the following coding sequences:
- the LOC110888654 gene encoding uncharacterized protein LOC110888654; this encodes MDDGNKKDDLGNKNDGPESSSADKTIKTLHPAYSVTNIQSKIRILDGVKVLDHIDGSPSPAETDVDFKSWQELDALVLQWIYSTVSDNNLPRVLDAGPTARHAWLKLEKVYLSNKKARAGALETKFCNLTLAACSSLDDYCENLKDLANQLEDVDHPVTEERLVLQLVRGLPAEYDTTASLINANNADWDLARSMLQDEIIRQEARQKTTHSVLVTASGQQPNTTHNRTPTGS